From Variimorphobacter saccharofermentans, one genomic window encodes:
- a CDS encoding pyridoxamine 5'-phosphate oxidase family protein, protein MTKEEIFQFMNENPVFYLASMDGDQPRVRGMLLFRANEDGIIFHTSAQKDVYAQIRNNPKAELCFFGNGMQIRVTGELEYVQDNELKEEIYNHPSRKFLQVWRENGISDDILRIFNLRKATAVIWTMETNFAEKVPISLF, encoded by the coding sequence ATGACGAAGGAAGAAATATTTCAATTTATGAATGAAAATCCGGTTTTCTATTTAGCTTCAATGGATGGCGATCAGCCAAGAGTACGGGGAATGCTTCTATTCAGAGCGAATGAAGATGGGATAATCTTTCACACTTCGGCTCAGAAGGATGTATATGCTCAAATAAGAAATAATCCGAAGGCAGAACTCTGCTTTTTTGGGAATGGAATGCAAATAAGGGTTACTGGAGAGTTAGAATATGTTCAGGATAATGAACTAAAAGAGGAAATATACAATCATCCATCCAGAAAATTCCTTCAGGTATGGAGAGAAAATGGCATTTCAGATGATATACTTCGTATTTTTAACTTGAGAAAAGCAACTGCTGTTATATGGACGATGGAGACTAATTTTGCAGAAAAGGTACCGATAAGCTTATTCTAA
- a CDS encoding AraC family transcriptional regulator, whose amino-acid sequence MEDFHWIQSLVGESVTEEELKYVDCYVNRNLGLFIPSTGKCLYAARPFHVHPSYMFIIAFGYDKDKVKPTIDIKEDHYLAFALSPDIPHTDEEGMLKHYYCLLIDKEYFEEQYKMYTNEEPYFNWTQFAVCHDILKILNTFAFEYSKKMMNSDITLQAQSTIITHWLIRSILGEAYDLRAISSNYAVARAEHYIEQHYSEPITVKRLAEIGNISVSGFNRIFKKETKLSPIEYLIQVRLEKSKKLLIRKEIPITEIALRCGFSSSSHYSSCFHKRYNVTPSEYRNSYS is encoded by the coding sequence ATGGAGGATTTTCACTGGATACAATCCTTAGTAGGAGAAAGTGTCACCGAGGAGGAACTAAAATATGTAGATTGTTATGTGAATAGGAATCTTGGGCTGTTTATACCTTCTACGGGCAAATGCCTGTATGCTGCAAGACCGTTCCACGTGCATCCTTCTTATATGTTTATTATTGCATTTGGCTATGATAAGGATAAAGTAAAGCCGACGATTGATATAAAGGAAGATCATTATCTAGCTTTCGCTTTATCTCCGGATATACCGCATACCGATGAAGAAGGGATGCTGAAGCATTATTACTGTCTATTAATAGACAAGGAGTACTTCGAGGAGCAGTATAAAATGTATACCAATGAGGAACCGTATTTTAATTGGACGCAATTTGCAGTATGCCATGATATCCTAAAGATATTAAATACATTCGCTTTTGAATATAGTAAAAAGATGATGAATTCGGATATCACGCTGCAGGCTCAAAGTACCATCATCACCCATTGGTTGATTCGAAGTATATTGGGAGAGGCTTATGACTTACGCGCCATATCCTCCAATTATGCCGTAGCACGGGCAGAGCATTACATAGAACAACATTATAGTGAGCCGATTACGGTCAAAAGGCTTGCTGAAATTGGAAATATATCAGTATCCGGCTTTAATCGGATATTTAAGAAGGAAACAAAGCTGTCACCGATTGAGTACCTAATACAGGTGAGACTGGAGAAATCAAAGAAGCTTCTTATAAGAAAAGAAATACCGATTACTGAGATTGCGTTGCGCTGTGGATTTAGTAGCAGCTCACATTATTCTTCGTGCTTTCATAAGCGGTACAATGTTACGCCGTCGGAATATCGGAACTCTTATTCCTAA